A stretch of DNA from Triticum dicoccoides isolate Atlit2015 ecotype Zavitan chromosome 2A, WEW_v2.0, whole genome shotgun sequence:
ctagtgacaatttgtttgtctatgtattcacacatgtatcatgtttccggttaatacaattctagcatgaataatatatatttatcatgatataggaataactttattattgcctctagggcatatttccatcccctaccccctgggcacgcctccctacctcgtggccgcgttgttgcttccttgacctccactccaagtcttttggattatgtttgttccaaaaaagatccccgtgaaggtttcgttccgtttgatattccttttctacgaaacactgaaataggcaaaaaaaaacagcaactagcactgggcctccggttaataggttagcccaaaaataatataaaagtgcatattaaagcccattaaacatccaaacagataatataatagtatggaacaatcaaaaatgatagatacgttgttGATGTATcaacctcttttattataaatctgaactcatgagctaaaaagatggtagctgctcacttaacagaagaatgctcaatattgaaaaattctagaaaaatcctctgtatgcaaggatgcatatggataaattgtctttcaagttcaaccatgagcaaagatatagcatcgacaagactactagttttatgaagaatggACCCTATCGAGGTCACTAACTATTTTCTGCATCATCCGTTGGTAAGCTAGGCATGACCTGCGTCGGCCGGTGACCGACTCCAGATTGCATCTTCCATCAGGACCGGCAATCTCGCACCGGGACAGAGACTCATTTTCGACTCCCTCACCTTTATTTTAGAAAAAGCTATttttgtattaaaaaaatgttaaacatgtatataaaaGTGTTCCTGGTGTACACAAAAAATGTATATTGTATGTGAAAACCTGTGTATTCccattaaaaaatgttcaccatgtatataaaaaatgttaaacTTATATTCAAATAAGTGTTCAAAACTTGTATCTAAAACAAAATGTAGATCGTATATTTGGAAAATAGTGAAACCCAAGAAAAAACATACAtaaccaaagaaaaaaaagaaaataagaaagacaagaaaaaaaccagtgaaaaccgacaaagaaacaaaaacaaaggacaaaAACAAAGAAACCAAGAAAGAAAAAACCAAAGAAACCATACAATAACACAGAGAAAACcaatgaagaagaaaaataaaaacagaagAAAACCGATGAAGAGGTAAAAAAAGATACCATAAGAAAAAATAACACAAAACGCGACCGCGACAAACAGAACAAAACACAACACATGAGGAAAAACAGCCCAAACAGTGAAAAAACAAACAAAGAACACGGAGAGAGCAAAAAAACGAATGCGCTGCTAATGATGGCCCGGCCCGCTCGCGCCGCGCTTCAGGCGAGGCATAGCTCGGATGCGGCTATTCTACACCGAGCTTAGGTAAGTCCGGGTGTGCGACAGGAAAATTCTTTGAAATAGTAAAAAATCATGTGGTGCAATATGCTTACATGTGTGATGTCCGTGCAAAATTTGGTGAAGTTTGGTTATTCGAGAAGCTCGTGGAAAAAAAGACAATTTTTGGGTATATGATAAACTTTTAAAAACAGCATTGCTCACACCCAATTTTATGTTGTTTTTTCACGATCTCCTTGAATGTTCAAACACCCCAATATTTTACGCGAACATCACGCATTTGAGTATCTTGCACCAAAAGAAAAGATCTTTACTTATTTTTCTGCTATTTACTGTTCATCTTTTTTTGAGGGGATActgttctttcttttttcttttttctttttagggAGGGGGGAATTAAAGATCTTCACCAGGTGTAGATGACTCCAGAATTAAATTTTTGGATATAGCTCCCGCTATTGTAGGCTTCTAAATAGTCGCATGCATGCAATCCTTTGGGCTTACATGGCCTTGGTACTTGTAAGCCCAACATTTAGCCGCTGTTGGGCCTGTAGGCTGTACCTGAGAACGTATTCGATTATTCGGCCCGCTCGAATTGTGCGAAAACACTCCCGGAAATACCAAAGATTACTCTCGCACCCTTTCCCTTCGTGCTCGACTGGCTTCCCCGTTCGTCTCCCCCAGATTTCTCACGCCAACACCGCCGAGCTCTCCCCCGGAAGGCCGGAACACGCCTCCTGGTCTCCGTCCCCGGAGGCACGCCACCTCGAAAGAATCCCCCCTCTCCcactcgtcgtcgtcctcctccgccCTACTGGACAGATCCATCCGTGCTCGGATCGCTTCCTTCTGTTGGTAACGAACCCTAACTTCCCTGGATTATTCCGAGACTTCTAGTGTATGATTTCCCATCGCGTTAGCAATCTGACGCAAAAATAAATAAACCTGTGCTTTGGTGGGTAGTTTGTTCTGGATTTCACTGTTGCGGCCTGCGTGGTCTTTGTTAATACTCCGCAGAAATCAGCTGCTGGCTCGGCGTAGTGGGTACTGCAAGCCTGTGTGCTTTGTTAGAGGGGAGAAATTGGATCTCGCTAAGGGCAGCATGCTTTTCCCCTGTCTTGGCTGTTTATTCTGAGGTTAGGGTTTAGGGATTCTGGTTATGGTAATTAGACTTGGGAATTCTAGCTTGGTGAAGGGTATTGTCAATTCTACTGAGTTATAAGAGGCACTGGTAGCACTGCGTTTTACCATGATATGCTGGATTGGGCAGCATCTCAATTTTGATTTATTCCAACTTAACACCCCAGATGATTCTTTGTCCAGTTAGATCTTGGGACACTGTTGAGAAACGATTGATTCTGCCCAGTGTTGCACTCTGGGAATTACCCTGCAGATCTAAAGAACATGGTTACACTACCTAACTTAAATTGAAACAAAAGTGAATGAGCTTTGCATATAGTAGCTTCTTTTGACTAGAACTATTATATGGAGATGCAAGGTGAGTGTCTTCCCCACATGCAGTTGTTATGTGGCTGAATTTGTAAATGACTAAATGTCAAGATCATGTGCCTGCTTAGATATTCCAGATAGTGATAGACCTATCTTTGGTAATTGCTAAACTATATTTTCCTTGCTTTCAGAAGAAGGCATATGTATTGATTGGAAATTCATGCATGCCGATATGTTTCCTTTTTTCCTCTGTTAGTTGGAGGCATCGTGTAGGAAATTCATGCGTGCACTCCGCATTATCTAGTTCCTTGTGTTACTTTGACATCCCCATACCTTTGTTCTAGAAAATTCTGATTTACTCTAATATTTTATAATACTAAGTAACTTCTGTTTATTTTACTGTCAGTTCAGCGTGTGGCCATGTCTTCTTCAATGGAGTCATCATACCTTCCTGCTACTACTGAGTCAATTGCAATGGCTCAGGAGGCTAAGGATGCTTCAAAGTCAATTTCGATCCTTTACCGTGTGATTCAAGACCCGTCTTCTTCTGCGGATGCACTGAGAACAAAAGAACTTGCAATTACTAACCTTACAAATTACCTCACTGAAGAGAGCAGAGCTGAGGAGTTGCGAAACCTTTTGACCCAGCTCAGGCCGTTTTTCTCACTGATTCCCAAGGCCAAGACTGCAAAAATTGTCCGTGGAATCATTGATGCTGTTTCCAAGATTCCTGGAACATCTGATCTCCAGATCTCGCTGTGCAAAGAGATGGTGGAATGGACCCGTGCAGAGAAGCGTACATTCCTTAGGCAGCGTGTGGAGGCAAGGTTAGCGGCACTTCTGCTAGAGAATCAAGAGTACACTGAAGCCCTGACTCTCCTGACTGGTCTTATTAAGGAAGTCAGGAGACTTGATGACAAGTTGCTCCTTGTGGACATAGACCTGTTGGAGAGCAAACTCCACTTCTCTCTCAGAAACCTGCCAAAGGCCAAAGCTTCGTTGACTGCTGCAAGGACAGCGGCGAATGCCATctatgttccaccagctcagcagggCACTATTGATCTGCAGAGTGGAATCCTTCACGCAGAAGAAAAGGATTACAAAACTGCTTACAGCTACTTCTTTGAAGCATTTGAAGCTTTCAATGCACTGGATGACCCAAGAGCTATCTTCAGCTTGAAGTACATGCTCTTGTGCAAGATAATGGTTAACCAAGCTGATGATGTTGCTGGAATAATCTCATCTAAGGCTAGCCTAAAATATGTTGGTCCGGATGTTGATGCTATGAAAGCTGTAGCTGATGCCTACTCTAAAAGATCTCTCAAGTACTTTGAAACTGCCCTCCGCGATTTCAAAGCCCAGCTTGAGGAGGACCCTATTGTTCACAGGCATCTTTCCTCTCTGTATGATACCCTCCTGGAGCAGAATCTGTGCAGGTTGATTGAGCCCTACTCGAGAGTGGAGATTGGGCATGTTGCACAGATGATTGAATTGGCGGTTGATGATGTTGAGAAGAAGCTGTCGCAGATGATTCTAGACAAGAAATTTGCTGGTACTCTGGATCAAGGTGCTGGTTGCCTCATTATCTTTGAGGATCAGAAGACAGAGGCCATCTTCCCTGCTACACTGGAAACCATTTCAAATGTCGGAAAGGTCGTGGACAGTCTTTACATGAGGTCGGCCAAGATCatggcttgaaggctgctaagcatGTGATAGTTTGCCTGTTTGGTATGGTTTCAGCCTTTTCAGTTCCTTTGCTGTCTTTAAGACATGTAATCCTGCATGTTGGCACTTGATTTTGCATGTTGGTCGTTATATTGGATCATAGAAAAATCCATCTTGCTCGTGAACTGGACAATTTGTTGTTTTTATGTGGTGGATGTACCGACACTAGCTTGTCCAAACATAAATCATTAGTTCTCTCACTTGCTTTGGTTGGTATGTTGAACTTGTGCTGTTATATCTTTGGGATTTCCATCAGTGTTGAAACTGGGCCTAACATTTAAGTTTTATTTGTCAGAGTTATAAATGCTGTTATGGCATTCCCTTTCAGTTACTGTCTTGTGTGGTTGCTTCATGTCAGTTGTCGCCTATGTCGGCAGTGATTCCTGTGTCCCTACTCTGTTCTTGTATGATTTGGGGCCGTATGTTTCTGTTGGCTCGGTATCTGACAGCAAGCGTTTGTAGATGCAGATTTCTGATCGAAATCAAGCTTCTTCTTCTTTTGCTGATCACTAAACAGCGCTAATGCTGCTTACATCTCACACGACGTAGCCAGTAGGTATCTAAACATGTTATACATGTTCTGTACTGATTTGGTGAGACTTCAGTATATCTGTCCCTGACAGAAGATTGGAGTACATGAATGCACTCGCATGTGCTGCGTCTGACATGAATTAAGCTGCTACCCGTGCTACGTAGCAGGAGGTTTTATCATGCAACAGTTGCACTGGATTATTCTTCTGTGAATCTTTCAGAAATCATGTAAAATTTGCCACAATTTCGCCATTTCGGTATGCTCACGCGTACCTATAATTATCTTAACCCTGTTTCATGTATCAATTATGCTCCCTCAAAACACAACTGGCAGTGAAGAAACAAATTACCAACATGACACAAGGCGCGATCATGTCATGGGCTTCTCTAGTAACGCCGAGACGTACCATTCGTTCCTCTCCGCCCCCAGGTCGAGCTTCGGGCTGGCCTTCCACCGGAGCCGGCGGAAGCCGACGCGGTCGAGGATGGGCACGTACGTGGCGTTGAGCTGCGGGCCGAGGCAGAAGAAGTGGTCGAGCCAGAAGACGCCGCCGGGCCGGAGCACCCGGTAGATATCGAAGAACGCGAACTCGAGCACGGCGGCGGGCACCGAGTTGGTGAGCACGTGCatggagtgcacgatgtccagcacGCCGTCGGCGAAGGGGAGCCGCTGCACGAGGCTGATGTGCAGCGGCACCAGCCCGCGCGACGCCACGAACCGGTTGAAGGGTGCGTCCAGGTCCAGGGTCGTGGTCACCACGGTCACGTTGCGCTCGCACATCCGCGCCGCGAAGGTTCCGGTCCCGCCGCCGATGTCCAGGCCGATGCGCACCGTGCCCGGCGGCCTGGACCCCAGCACGCCGTCGATGCTGAACCCAGGGCCGCCGTTGTCGGACAGCCACCGTCGCCGCTCCTTGCCCGCCAGGTCGAAGCAGTCCTTGCAGTCGTACGCCCCGCCCCTGCTGTGCGCGCGCTCCACGAGGCAGGTGTAGTTCTTGCACGTGTAGGGGGACCAGTTCACGGTCGTGTCGGCCGGGATTGACCAGAGGCTCGCCGGGAGCGGCTTCGGCTCGACGTACCTCGCCGGGGACCGTGGCCGGCAGCGCCGGCGCGGCAGCGGCTCGCACCCCTTGAGCATGAGCTGAAGTGCGAGGGCCTCGTCGTCGGGGCACTCGGCGCTGGCGTTGTACGTCATGTACCGCGTGAGCTCCTCCTGGAAGTTGCGGCACGCGAGGCCCAGGCCCGGGAAGAGCTCGTCGGTGCCGAAGTTGACAGAGTAGCCGAGGGGGAGCCGGTGCGGCTCGATGGCCATCTTGAGCTCGCCCGTGGGCTCCTCGGGCCAGCCATTGAAGTCCTGGACCGCCGGCGTATCGCCGTGGACGGCTCCGAGCTTGGCGAGCACGGACTCGAGGAGGAGCGAAGACGTCCCGCACTGCCCCCGGAGGAAGGCCAGCTCCGCGCGTGCCAGCGAGAGCGCGTCGCGGGTGGCGTTGAGGTCCCGGAGGAGCGCCGTGGAGTCCCAGAGGTGGATGCTCGGCGCGGAGGCGGGCATGTTGAGCGACAGCGACGCGCCGGAGAAGAGGTACACCGAGACGAGGTTGgtggcgatgacgacgaagagcatcTTGAGCTTGGCGTGCCGAATCGCTGGCCGAGCCAGCCGGTGCCCGTGGCTGTCCACGCCGCCGCCCATCGCCGCACCGAGATGTTGTTGCTGCTGCGAGGTGGTGGTGATCCGGTGCTTTGCCCCGTGCATGACCACACTTGCTGCGCGCTCGCGGCCTGAAGATCGGCAACAACTAGCTCTAGCACTGGCAGTCTAGTAGTGTTCCTCGAGATTGGCGATGCTCCCCTTGCTACGCTACGATGTTTCCGCATTATCACAGCCGGAAATTGGTACCCAGTGTACGTGCTACTTCAGTTCATAATGCATCTGTATCTGACATGCATGTCAAAACGGTGGCTGACAATTTAATCCGGGGTTTAGAAAATTACAAGTGAAGCTTTGAGGCGCACCACTTTTGACTTTGGATGTGTGACTGGTTGCTTTGGGGGGAGAAAAGGGTGACAATTTTGCTTCAAAAGGCAGGCTGTGGCCGGATCCACAAGTCGGCGAGAGATGCGTGCTAAGCTATTAGGGGATTAATCCCTGTATATTTAGCATATCCCAATTTATTTTCATGGAAGGTTGTGTCTTGGTCTTAGTTGACTGAGACTTAAGCAAGTCTAAGTCAAGTGATATAACATGTAAGAAAgacaaattaaaaagaaaaaagaaaattttgcaccgaATCTCAACATAAAATTATGAATATAGCATTGACTAAGACTTAGTTAAGTCTCAATTGACCGCGACTTCACAATCCCGTTCCTAGAAATGACTTTTCCCCCTAAAACCTATCTCGTGCCTCAATTTTAGTCCAGCCGCAACCGTTTTGCGCTACATCCCACTTGCAGAGAGCTTTTCTGCCCAACCCCGACATTACGGGTCGTTCCGGACTCAATGATCGACAGGCTGGAAAGCCCCACCCCTGCTGTTGGGGATATGGTTAccggaggtaaaccggctaggagtggccgggttagctccatgaagatagaagcccatgaagatgtgaagatggtggcgctttacgaaggcccaaggcccaaaggcggattaaagcctgtagatgtgaaccgactttatcatgcaacttgtattgtaagttagaggaatagagaccgagccggacacctctatgatccggcctcgggactctgtgaaccggcgggcgtcaacctatgtatataaagggatgacccggccgcggtttgaggacaacagacaacaactcgagagccaggcaaagcggattcgctccctggtcatcgaaaccctagcaataccaatcacaactagacgtaggcttttaccttcattgaaggggccgaactagtataaaacccctcatgtccccttgtccggtttaacccctttaagctaacccgtagcgatggctccacgactaagtcctttctcgaggacatctgccgtgacaaacccacgacagttggcgcccaccgtggggctatcgcacgatggtttcgagttcttgaagggcagctttgatggactcaagggatacgctgtgggccggatgacgaagagtcgtcgcggcaagctctacatcgacgacgcgggatggggccccgaggccggttcaatcgaatacgggtaccgggtcccctttggcgggattcacgtcttcattggcaagatcggcgaaccgggccctgagtcggacaCCTGCACCggcatcgtcgagacggctcagcgtgcaagcccttccccggttcagcccGCAGCAAGGCATGTTTTCATAGGTGTCATCCACGGAAcggaatatgaggatggaccggcatctgATGGAGAAACTATTGTCTGCTCCGACGACGAGTCTTCaactggagagaccgaatcactgtATCAGTTGCAAGACGGCCGGATTAGCGGAgggtccgatggcagcagtattccggaccccctcgatctgccaaaccgggtcgctatcttcatggccggtacataaTCAGCACACCACTCATCAACCGTCGCGGCAATACTCTCCGGTTCAGCGACAGCAACGCCGGCGGGGGCAGCaggctctgcgccgcctccggctcaagttctgtctgacttgttcgacgctttggcaacattgatggccgcagaggtagacgcagcagcccgggaccagcacaatgcggagattacgaaggtgaaagatcagataactcaggctaaagcggacctagcagcAGAGAATGCTAGGGTGGCTACGAAACGGgtcgagttggaagctcaggcctaccggcttaggctggatcagaatgcctcagaggaagtcatgagaagaagataccggtCGCATCTCCCATCGGGTTATGAgacaagaaatctcttcaacacgccaggagcaggaactagtaaccaaCCAGTGTTAAACCGGACGGAGGcgccgggaacaggagcgccgattcagccgcgcacgatggacccgcaTCGCCAAAACAACATTGTGCTGCAGTATGTTCCGACgcccccggggcattactccaacccgttggacaacattgtggccgccgcttcgcgattggcagccctcccaaccgatgGCGAGTCACCGGTGGCAATTgaggcacgacgggccagagagctccttcaaacaacTTTAAACCAGCAGCATgcttattcgcatagtcgtgagaggattcattccacccccgccCGAGTCAGAGCTAtagcaggcacgttgaggatgaaccggccgtgtcaagcagtgcacgtcgccgtaactcaccgcgagggcacaacccggccgggggaggtgccaatgcgcaggatgtggtggatcatggtcgtgcacgtcgagaggccgagttagcagctctacACGGAGTTCGTCAACCTACTCCAATTCACCCTACTgcttcagtggagccaggtgtggtcttcagttccttaggggtgccgtgtctcacccctgctttgcgtaatgtacgactgcccaaggatttcaagggacctcgtaaggtacccaattacaccgctgatttgcaaccagaggcatgggttgaaagctacgagatggcaatggagatgttagatgtggatgaagcggtgtgtgctaaatacttcaccatgatgttggaggggacagctCGTACTTGATTAAAGAGCTTGCCAGCTAATTCTGTCGGGTCATGGGCCGAAttaaagcaccggtttatccagaattttaaggatacttgtAAGCAGTCTATGTCAATTATGGATCTGgcagcttgtgtccaagaggatggggagtctacaacccattcgGTGAAACgggtctcagctattttgcattcgTCGGATTgcatcaatgcagataccgcagtgttaacattggagggcaattgccggtttctgtcgctcaaacagaagttaggaaggctcaaacgtcactgcaatgatatgtcaacgcttatggccgctttggttaaatatgccgattcagataccaaagaccctgactcagaggaggacaaaccggggaaaggaaaGAAAAACGGCAACAAgggacagcagcataacccggcaggtcatgcgaataatggtaagcgcaaggccgacaatagtttggactttgttgctaacaccaatgctcaggataacggtcagcgtcgtaaggacaagcagccccagaggggcagaggttcaggccccaatctagagcgcctgttaaatcaaccttgtccaaagcatggatcaaaggagaagccagcgtcacatctttggaaggactgttatataATGCAAGAGtttaagaactccaatatgtttcagtacgacaatggcccgcccggcggttcaggaggtggttttcatgggccgggttatggaggtggtagctccggttcagggtttcaaggcaatcaaaccggccataacaatcaagggaaccagggcaaccagggaggctataaccatcaggggaatcagcagcagcagcagtcgggttatcagagtaatccgaagcagttgaatagtgggcagtatcatgtcttcaccactagcttgtgcgagcgtgatcaaaagcttcacaagagggctgtaaactctattgaaccggcagtgcctcagtatctgcgatggtctgagcagcccattttatggagtagagaggatcaccccccCACGGGTTGATAATCcatgtcatctggccttagtggtggcaccccaggttggggggtataagttcaccaaggtgctcatggatgggggaagcagta
This window harbors:
- the LOC119355253 gene encoding 26S proteasome non-ATPase regulatory subunit 11 homolog; amino-acid sequence: MSSSMESSYLPATTESIAMAQEAKDASKSISILYRVIQDPSSSADALRTKELAITNLTNYLTEESRAEELRNLLTQLRPFFSLIPKAKTAKIVRGIIDAVSKIPGTSDLQISLCKEMVEWTRAEKRTFLRQRVEARLAALLLENQEYTEALTLLTGLIKEVRRLDDKLLLVDIDLLESKLHFSLRNLPKAKASLTAARTAANAIYVPPAQQGTIDLQSGILHAEEKDYKTAYSYFFEAFEAFNALDDPRAIFSLKYMLLCKIMVNQADDVAGIISSKASLKYVGPDVDAMKAVADAYSKRSLKYFETALRDFKAQLEEDPIVHRHLSSLYDTLLEQNLCRLIEPYSRVEIGHVAQMIELAVDDVEKKLSQMILDKKFAGTLDQGAGCLIIFEDQKTEAIFPATLETISNVGKVVDSLYMRSAKIMA